GCTGGTGTTCTCCTCGCCAAGCCGGCGCTGGAGACTGCGCGGCGACATCCGCAGATCACGGGCAAGCGTTTCCAGCGTGATCGCCTTCTGTCCGATGTAAAGACCGATCAGCGCGCGCACCTGATCGGTGATCGAATCCTCGTCGTTGTCCTGCCCGATCAGGTCGGCGATGTGGTGTTCGAGGATGGTGATCAGCCCGCGATCCTCGGTACGATGAACCTGGGAGGCGTCCTCGCGCCGCATGACGAAGCGGTTTCCCGATTGCCGGTACAGCACCGGCGCGCGGAAGATCCGCTGAAGAAGGGCGGTGTCGCCATCTTCGGCATGTTCGAAATGCACCTCGACCGGCCGCCAGTCCGACGCGAAGCAGGAGCGGACGAGCTGGCAATTGGCCACCAGCGTGTATTCGGCGTCCTGGCGGCGCGGCCAAAGTTCGGCATCGGCGATGCGGTAGCTCCAGACCAGATCCTCCCCCACCTCGAACAGGGTCGACTGGGTTCCGCCCTGCAGGGCCTTCACATAGCTCGACAGCCGTTCGAATCCGACCCTCACAGTGGGAGATAACGAGAACAGCACCCCCATTGGACCGATATCCGCCGGCCTGATCTTCTGCCCCAGCAGGATGCCCAGGTTCGGCTCGTTCAATTCGGCGGCCGCCCGCTCGAACAACCTGACATATTGCGCCAGCGGCAGCATTGAATAGGGATTGGTCACGGTGCCTTGATTCAGGCCATGCCTGCTTAAAAAACCAGCTAGATCCACCTTGTAACGGGACAGGTGGCTGAAGAGCGGCGCAAGTGCAGACGCCCGGATCAGGGCGGCTCTCCGCTTTGGTGGTAGAGTATTGGAGGAGGCCATGGGTCGGTCCACCAAGGAAAGTGTTTGGCGCATTTTATCGGAATTATGGCGCCAAATACAATGGGTGTGCGGCAAAATACCGTCATAGTTCAGACATACAAAAAAACCTACGCAGGGAGTCAATCTCATGTCCCTCGACGCAACGGCGCACGCGCCGAATGGAGAGCGCCTGTCGCGCAATTCCATCGGCCTCGCCCATATCGTTTTCTTCGTCGTCGCCGCGGCGGCCCCGCTGACCGCGGTGGTCGGCGCCTCCCCCGCCGCCTTCGCCTTCGGCAACGGCGCCGGCGTGCCGGGCGCCTTCGTGCTGGCCGGGCTGCTCTACATCATCTTCTCCGCCGGCTTCACCGCAATGAGCCATCATGTCGGCGGAACCGGGGCCTTCTATGTCTACATCGCCCAGGGGCTCGGCCGGCATCTCGCCGTCGGCGGCGCGCTGATCTCGCTGCTGACCTACAGTTCGGTGCAGATCGCCGTCTATGCCCTGGCCGGCGTGTTCATTGCCGGAACGATGGAGGGTTTCGGCGTCAGCCTGCCCTGGTTCGTCTGGTCCTTCGTGATGCTGTTCCTGGTGCATCTGTGCGGCCAGCGCAACATCTCCTTCTCCGGCAAGATTCTCGGCGTCGCGATGATCCTGGAATTCGTCATCCTGGCGATGCTGGATGTCGGCATCGTGATCCAGGGCGGCGGGCCGGACGGGCTGAGCCTGCACAATTTCGCCCCCTCGGTGGTGTTCGGTCCGGGTCTGGGCATCGCGCTGGTCTTCGTCGTCGGTTCCTTCATCGGCTTCGAATCGACGGCGATCTTCGGGGAGGAGGCCCGCAATCCGGCCGTCACCATCCCGCGCGCCACCTATCTCGCGGTGCTGCTGATCACCGTGTTCTACGCCTTCTCCACCTGGGCCATCGCGCAATATTACGGCGCCGCGCAAATCCAGCAGGAGGCGATGAACAACAAGGAGGCCCTTTTCTTCGTCGCCGCCGAGAAGGTGCTCGGCGGTTGGTCGGTCGCCCTGATGAACGGCCTGCTGGTGCTGTCCTTCTTCGCCTGCGTGCTGTCCTTCCACAACACGCTGAACCGCTACTTCTTCGCCCTCGGCCGTGAGGGCGTGGCGTGGCACAAGCTGGCATCGATCCATCCGGTCCACGGCTCGCCGAACGTCGCCGGCAACCTCCAGACCTTGTCCGCCGGCGCCATCATGGCGGCCTTCGTCCTGGGCGGCGCCGACGGTTTCGCCGTGGTGTTCTCCTGGATGTCGGCCCTGGCGGTGCTGGGGATCCTGGCGGTGCAAATCCTGGTGTCGATGGCGATCGTCGCCTATTTCCGACGCAACCATCGGGGCGAGCACAGCCTGGTCACCACGTTCATCATGCCAATCCTCGCCCTGGTCGGCCTGATCGGCGCCTTCTTCCTGGTGACGGAGAATCTGGAACTGCTGACCGGCAGCGACAGCCACATCGTCCAGTCCTTCCCCGTCATCGTGCTGGCCTTCGGCTTGGGCGGGCTGGTGCTGGCCCGGGTGATCCGGCTGTGCAAGCCCGATCTGTACGAGAATCTCGGCCGCGTCTTCGATTGACCGGACGGCGGAGAGGCGACGGACAGGCGGTCCGCCGCCACCTCGATACCGACATCCACAAGGGGGGCGGAAACCGCCCCACCTGCCGAAAAGCCGTCCCGCCCCGGGGCGGCTTTTCGCTGTTTTCATATTCAATATCAACAGCTTGCCCGATCACGCCGATGGTGTGGCCGGCACGCTGATTTGTGCCGAATCCGGATAACCGCGCCGTGGGGCGGATGGTTACGCTTTCCCTACAAAGCAATCCAAAAAATACAGGGAAGCATCATGATCATCTCCCAGTCGATGGACCGGGTTTGGAGACCCATTGCCGCCGCCGCGACCATCCTGGCCGGCCTGGCCGCCTCTCCGGCGCTCGCCACCGAGAATGGCGGGCCGACCACCCCGTTCGGCGTGTTCGAATTCGGGGCCGGCATCCTGCCGCCACCGACGCCCTACGGCACGGTTGGCCTGCGCACCAACTTCTATTCCGCCAGCTCCGTCAAGGATGGCGCCGGCAACACCAGGACGTCGGATTTCGGCATGCATGTGCTGTCGATCGCCGGCGCCTACGTCAAGATGACCGACCTGGAACTGCTGGGCGCCAATGTCGGCTTCGGCGGCGTCCTGCCCTTCCTCGACATGGGCGGCCACCTGACCGTGCCGACGCCGGGCGGGCCGCTGACGCTGAAGAGCCAGACCTTCAAGCTGGGCGATATCCAGGTCTACCCGCTGATGCTGCAATGGAAGGCGAAATCGCTGTTCGTCAACGCCTACGCCCAGGTCCAGGCGCCGACCGGTTCCTATGACGTGAAACGGCTGTTCAATCCGGGATCGAACCATTGGTCCTTCGCCCCGGTGGTCGCCGCCACCTACATCACCGACAGCGGGTTCGAGGTCTCGTCCAATTTCGAACTCGACATCAACACCACCAACCACAAGACCGACTATCGCAGCGGCATGGAGTTCAAGCATGAATTCGCCGCCGGCCAGCATTTCGGCCCGGTGGTGGCCGGTCTCGGCGGCTATTGGTACCAACAGGTCAGCGACGATCACGGGCCGGGGTCGGGCGACGGCCGGCGGGCCCGCGTCTTCGGACTGGGACCGGCGGTCAATTATTTCGAACCCGGCATGCCGCTGATCGCCCTCCACGCCTACAAGGAATTCGGGGCGCGGAACCGGGCGCAGGGCTATGCCACCGCGCTGCGCATCGGCTACTCGTTCTGAGGGGCGCTGAAACAATGACCGAATCGTCCCACTCCACTCCCCTGCCCCAGCAACCCCGCCGCGCCACGGCGCGGCAAGGGGCGGTGATCCTGCTGGGCAGCAGCCTGACCATCGTCGGCGCGGTGATGGTCGCCCCGGTTCTGCCCAAGATCGGTGCCGAATTCGGACCGGTCACGCCGCAGGCCGACGCGCTGGTGCCGCTGGTGGTCGCCGGGCCGGCGCTGGCCATCGCCCTGTTCGCGCCGGTCGCCGGCTGGCTGGCCGACCATGTCGGGCGCAAATCGATGCTGATGCTGGGCACGCTGCTCTACGCCCTGTTCGGCGCGCTGCCCAGCCAGTTGGACGACCTGTCGCTGATCCTGCTGTCCCGTCTGGTCTTCGGCTGCGCCGAGGCGATGGTGATGACCTGCTGCACCACGCTGGTCGGCGATTACTGGAGCGGGACGGAACGGTCCCGCTACATCGGCCGGCAGGTGGTGACCATCGGCGTGGTCGGATCGCTGTTCTTCGTCATCGGCGGTGCGGCCGGTGAAAGCTCGTGGCGGGCTCCCTTCCTGCTCTATCTGCTGCCGCTTCTGCTGCTGCCGGCGATGGCGCTGGTGCTGTGGGAGCCGGTGCGCGCGTCACGCTCGCACCGTCCGAAAATGGCGTTCGACCGCGAAAGCCGGCGGATGATGGTCGTGGCCTGCACGCTGGTGTTCGTCGGCATGCTCGGCGCCAATGTCGTGCCGGTGCAGACCCCCGGCATCGTCGTCGCCCTCGGCATCACCTCCTCGACGCTGATCGGTCTGGCCGCTGGGCTTGGGCTCCTCGCCTCGCTGCTGGGGTCCATCCTGTGGCCGCCGCTGCGCCGGCTGATCGGAACCCGGATGGTCAACGCCCTGCTGCTGGCGCTGATGGCGGTCGGGCTGTGGATTCTGGTCCATGGCCAAAGCTATGAGCTGGTTCTGGTCGCCGTGGTCATCGGCGGCACCGGCGTCGGCCTGCTGGTGCCCAACGCGCTCGCCCCGCTGCTGGAACATCTGCCGGAGGTCGCCCGTGCCCGCGGAGTCGGCGGATTCACCTCCTGCCTCTATCTCGGCCAGTTCGGCAGCCCGCTGGTGATCGCGGCGATCGCCGGGCCGGCTCAGGGCGTTCCGGCGGCGATCAGCATCTTCAGCCTCGCCCTTCTGGCGGTGGCCGCGGTCTGGTTCGTCGTCGGCCTTCGCCGCGGCGTGCCGGCCGGCGAGGCCGGACCGGCCTGACCCCATCAATTCGGTCTCTTCACTTTTCCCATCGTTTCCTGGAGTTCATCCCATGCGACAAACGACATCCATTGCCCCATGGCACGACTCGTGGCGCGACGGCCTCGATCTGGCGGAGCGGATCCAAGCCGGGGAGGTCACCCCGCTGGAGGCGCTGGATGATGCCATCGCGCGGCTGGAGCGGGTCAACCCGACACTGAACGCCGTCGTCGAACCGCTGTTCGAAACGGCGCGCGAAACCGCCAG
This portion of the Azospirillum sp. B510 genome encodes:
- a CDS encoding AraC family transcriptional regulator, with translation MASSNTLPPKRRAALIRASALAPLFSHLSRYKVDLAGFLSRHGLNQGTVTNPYSMLPLAQYVRLFERAAAELNEPNLGILLGQKIRPADIGPMGVLFSLSPTVRVGFERLSSYVKALQGGTQSTLFEVGEDLVWSYRIADAELWPRRQDAEYTLVANCQLVRSCFASDWRPVEVHFEHAEDGDTALLQRIFRAPVLYRQSGNRFVMRREDASQVHRTEDRGLITILEHHIADLIGQDNDEDSITDQVRALIGLYIGQKAITLETLARDLRMSPRSLQRRLGEENTSLRELLTQHRREMARVYLTQKGARVSEVASALGYSDETVFWRAFRGWTGMEPSAFRRLALATGSMPDDVAAEADTETGSQAGVRGDDPSHPPD
- a CDS encoding APC family permease; this translates as MSLDATAHAPNGERLSRNSIGLAHIVFFVVAAAAPLTAVVGASPAAFAFGNGAGVPGAFVLAGLLYIIFSAGFTAMSHHVGGTGAFYVYIAQGLGRHLAVGGALISLLTYSSVQIAVYALAGVFIAGTMEGFGVSLPWFVWSFVMLFLVHLCGQRNISFSGKILGVAMILEFVILAMLDVGIVIQGGGPDGLSLHNFAPSVVFGPGLGIALVFVVGSFIGFESTAIFGEEARNPAVTIPRATYLAVLLITVFYAFSTWAIAQYYGAAQIQQEAMNNKEALFFVAAEKVLGGWSVALMNGLLVLSFFACVLSFHNTLNRYFFALGREGVAWHKLASIHPVHGSPNVAGNLQTLSAGAIMAAFVLGGADGFAVVFSWMSALAVLGILAVQILVSMAIVAYFRRNHRGEHSLVTTFIMPILALVGLIGAFFLVTENLELLTGSDSHIVQSFPVIVLAFGLGGLVLARVIRLCKPDLYENLGRVFD
- a CDS encoding SphA family protein; the encoded protein is MIISQSMDRVWRPIAAAATILAGLAASPALATENGGPTTPFGVFEFGAGILPPPTPYGTVGLRTNFYSASSVKDGAGNTRTSDFGMHVLSIAGAYVKMTDLELLGANVGFGGVLPFLDMGGHLTVPTPGGPLTLKSQTFKLGDIQVYPLMLQWKAKSLFVNAYAQVQAPTGSYDVKRLFNPGSNHWSFAPVVAATYITDSGFEVSSNFELDINTTNHKTDYRSGMEFKHEFAAGQHFGPVVAGLGGYWYQQVSDDHGPGSGDGRRARVFGLGPAVNYFEPGMPLIALHAYKEFGARNRAQGYATALRIGYSF
- a CDS encoding MFS transporter, whose protein sequence is MTESSHSTPLPQQPRRATARQGAVILLGSSLTIVGAVMVAPVLPKIGAEFGPVTPQADALVPLVVAGPALAIALFAPVAGWLADHVGRKSMLMLGTLLYALFGALPSQLDDLSLILLSRLVFGCAEAMVMTCCTTLVGDYWSGTERSRYIGRQVVTIGVVGSLFFVIGGAAGESSWRAPFLLYLLPLLLLPAMALVLWEPVRASRSHRPKMAFDRESRRMMVVACTLVFVGMLGANVVPVQTPGIVVALGITSSTLIGLAAGLGLLASLLGSILWPPLRRLIGTRMVNALLLALMAVGLWILVHGQSYELVLVAVVIGGTGVGLLVPNALAPLLEHLPEVARARGVGGFTSCLYLGQFGSPLVIAAIAGPAQGVPAAISIFSLALLAVAAVWFVVGLRRGVPAGEAGPA